The following are encoded together in the Thermococcus sibiricus MM 739 genome:
- a CDS encoding NHL repeat-containing protein: MSKKHKVKFEEKIKSPVIILWIVLLFGALTIIPKEAKAENTNWWVKTYGGSGNDYAWPVAIAPNGDLIVAGYTQSFSDSDWGDVWVLRLDANGNVKWQKTYGGSDVDSPVAVAITQNGNIVVAGYTNSFSDGYSDVWVLCLDGSGNVKWQKSYGDWHDDEATMIALTPNGDVIVVGFTVSFGAGSSDFWVLRLDENGNVKWQKTYGGSGEEEAEAVAITLDGDIIVTGWTNSFGAGYEDIWILRLDSGGNIKWQKTYGGSDDERPDAVTIDPNGDIIVASYTGSFENGDFWVFKLDGSGNIKWQKTYGLWGDMGVWAIDKMSPNGIAIAPNGDILLAGWDLLRLSPNGEVKWAKDIGGGGIKVLSDGTAALAGTLCKTTEDLDVDCDVTAVWFNVDEVPNYSGEIWDQNIIVEVYEINAVVQTTNAAVKDSNAKIQDTNADVYDTNAEVETLWSYTPINPSTTKTTTTTATTTTSTSSNEKTNWWVKTYGGNGVDWGNAGGLIPNGDVIVAGGTESFGVGYEDFWVLKLDKGGNVKWQKIYGGSGSEWAISVATADNGDSIVAGFTNSFGAGYDDAWVLRLDANGNVKWQKTYGGNDDDLIRAVTTAPNGDIIATGYTYSFGAGYSDFWVLRLDENGNVKWQMTYGGNDEDYPVAIAVAPNGEIIVTGATLSFGAGGTDVWVLRLDANGNVKWQKTYGGSADEEAYAVAVAENGDIIVAGDTMSFGAGGADFWVLRLDANGNIKWQKAYGGSGDEDAWAIAIVENGDIIVTGESNSFGAGYYDAWLLRLDANGNVKWQKTYGGIDNDDIARAVLIAENSDLIVAGATYSFSVSEADGWVLRLPPDGNLQNCEFCRDSNAQVSETSAEVSTSAAVVGQSNAVVKDTIAEIYDTNANVKTLLAYAPPKDTTTSSRTTTSSTITSSTSTSQGYGTTTTETTEEGDGFEVSVTCGPAAFLVLILIGGAVARIRGRRDD; the protein is encoded by the coding sequence ATGAGTAAAAAACATAAAGTTAAGTTTGAAGAAAAAATAAAATCCCCCGTTATTATACTCTGGATTGTTTTGCTTTTTGGGGCGCTCACAATAATACCAAAAGAAGCGAAAGCCGAAAATACGAACTGGTGGGTCAAAACATACGGCGGGAGTGGAAATGATTATGCTTGGCCAGTTGCAATTGCTCCAAACGGGGACTTGATTGTAGCAGGCTACACTCAAAGTTTCAGCGATTCTGATTGGGGTGACGTTTGGGTTCTCAGGCTTGATGCTAATGGTAACGTGAAATGGCAGAAGACCTACGGCGGGAGTGACGTGGATTCCCCTGTCGCAGTTGCCATAACTCAGAATGGAAATATCGTCGTGGCGGGCTATACTAACAGCTTCAGTGATGGCTATAGTGACGTTTGGGTTCTTTGCTTGGATGGAAGTGGTAATGTGAAATGGCAGAAGAGTTATGGGGATTGGCACGACGATGAGGCCACTATGATTGCCCTAACTCCGAATGGTGACGTGATTGTAGTGGGCTTCACTGTCAGTTTCGGCGCCGGTTCCAGTGACTTTTGGGTTCTTCGTTTGGATGAGAATGGTAACGTTAAGTGGCAAAAAACTTACGGCGGAAGTGGTGAAGAGGAAGCTGAAGCTGTTGCAATCACTCTTGATGGAGACATCATAGTAACAGGCTGGACTAACAGCTTCGGTGCTGGTTATGAGGATATTTGGATTCTCAGGCTCGATAGCGGAGGTAACATTAAATGGCAAAAAACCTACGGCGGAAGTGATGATGAGAGGCCCGATGCGGTTACCATTGACCCAAATGGTGACATCATAGTGGCAAGTTATACTGGCAGTTTCGAGAATGGCGATTTTTGGGTTTTTAAACTCGATGGAAGCGGCAATATCAAATGGCAAAAAACTTACGGTTTGTGGGGCGATATGGGAGTTTGGGCAATTGATAAGATGAGTCCAAATGGTATTGCTATTGCCCCGAATGGAGACATCCTACTGGCTGGATGGGATTTGCTGAGGTTAAGTCCCAATGGAGAAGTCAAGTGGGCAAAGGACATAGGTGGTGGGGGTATTAAAGTCCTCTCCGATGGAACAGCAGCGTTGGCAGGCACTCTTTGTAAAACAACAGAAGATCTTGATGTCGATTGTGATGTCACAGCCGTCTGGTTTAATGTTGATGAAGTTCCCAACTACTCAGGCGAGATATGGGATCAGAATATAATCGTCGAAGTCTACGAGATCAATGCTGTAGTACAAACAACTAATGCCGCAGTGAAAGACTCAAACGCCAAAATCCAAGACACTAATGCTGACGTTTATGATACGAATGCGGAAGTAGAAACCCTGTGGTCTTACACTCCTATAAACCCCTCGACAACAAAAACCACCACTACAACAGCTACCACGACAACGTCCACTTCTTCAAATGAAAAAACAAATTGGTGGGTCAAAACATACGGTGGAAATGGAGTTGATTGGGGCAATGCAGGTGGCCTTATTCCAAACGGAGACGTGATAGTGGCCGGAGGAACTGAAAGCTTCGGTGTCGGTTACGAAGACTTTTGGGTCTTGAAACTTGATAAAGGAGGAAACGTTAAGTGGCAGAAGATTTACGGTGGAAGTGGAAGTGAATGGGCCATATCTGTTGCAACTGCAGATAATGGGGACAGCATAGTGGCAGGTTTCACCAACAGCTTCGGGGCTGGCTATGATGACGCTTGGGTTCTTAGACTTGATGCAAACGGTAACGTTAAGTGGCAAAAAACCTACGGCGGAAACGACGATGACTTAATTCGTGCAGTTACTACCGCACCAAATGGAGATATAATTGCAACAGGCTACACTTACAGCTTTGGCGCTGGGTATAGTGACTTTTGGGTTCTTAGGCTTGATGAGAATGGGAACGTGAAATGGCAGATGACTTACGGTGGAAATGATGAGGATTATCCAGTCGCCATTGCAGTTGCTCCAAACGGTGAAATAATCGTAACAGGCGCGACTTTAAGTTTTGGCGCTGGGGGAACTGATGTTTGGGTCCTTAGACTTGATGCTAATGGTAATGTTAAGTGGCAAAAAACCTACGGAGGAAGTGCTGATGAAGAAGCTTACGCGGTTGCTGTCGCTGAGAACGGGGATATTATAGTGGCAGGCGACACTATGAGCTTTGGCGCTGGTGGGGCTGATTTTTGGGTTCTTAGACTTGATGCAAACGGAAACATAAAATGGCAAAAAGCTTACGGTGGAAGTGGAGATGAAGACGCCTGGGCGATTGCAATCGTTGAGAACGGCGATATAATTGTTACAGGCGAGAGCAACAGTTTCGGTGCTGGTTACTACGACGCTTGGCTTCTTAGACTTGATGCAAATGGTAACGTTAAGTGGCAGAAGACTTACGGTGGAATTGATAATGACGACATAGCTCGTGCAGTTTTAATCGCTGAGAACAGCGACTTAATTGTAGCAGGAGCTACTTACAGCTTCAGCGTTAGTGAAGCTGATGGTTGGGTTCTCAGACTTCCACCTGATGGAAACCTGCAGAACTGTGAGTTCTGCAGGGATTCAAACGCCCAAGTGTCTGAAACGAGTGCTGAGGTTTCTACCTCTGCTGCAGTGGTAGGTCAGAGTAACGCTGTTGTGAAGGATACAATTGCTGAAATTTATGATACGAACGCCAATGTGAAGACTTTGTTAGCTTATGCTCCTCCTAAAGATACAACTACGTCCAGCCGGACGACCACTAGTTCGACCATAACTTCTTCAACTAGTACAAGCCAAGGGTATGGTACTACAACTACTGAAACTACCGAAGAGGGGGATGGC